TTCTATAAGCGGCTGTATGTAGAGAGGAACGGCTAATATAGCCGCTTGATTGATCATGAGGTAATAATTCTGAAAAGGTGTCGGTATTTTGGCtaatattttggaatatttatcgAAGTGCGATATGGATGGAAATCAGGTGattattcaaattgcaaatgttgGCGCcttaaaattattgcaaattggaatttcttaaaaaaaaaaaataaaattgagaaatcaaaaagaaataacCACAGGTATAAAAGTGTTTTAAGAAAATCGTCAAGTCGATCAATGCGACCTGTTTGTATAAAAGTATGATAGTTACTGAGCGAGTTGCTTATTATGATGAAAAACCGAAATAAGTAATGTCAATTGACGAATAACATATGGGCAATCCTCAAAAAAaggtaaaccacgaccgaaaaaaaaaatcttcacattcatcgtatttttttgtataatgtcataaagaaatatcaaaattttcataatacaatggatccgtagcatatctccgttgtttttataaaaaaaatttgcctgcaaactgaaaaaatttaattttttcacttttagctccctttgtatgcatttttatgttttattatttcacaaagaaaacatatgatatgtttgctctttttctaccaaatctcttaatagcaatccaataataagataaaaaatgcaaagtgagcgaaaaaattttcaattaactgtttatttttattttgcttcttatctatgttcaaatcgtacgttcgcgaccgaaaacatcattttattataattgcttcgcaataagtgcaagcaggtgaatgaaacttcgcgtgttaagtgattttggtatatatattttaaatataaaaaatcgttggggttactcaaaccaatctttttttattgattgtcaaagtagcgtacgttcgcgaccttacctataagcctatgtcgatttttactagcgtcgcatggatttaaaaaaaaaaaattttttttttgtttttgaaaactatgttgtttgcagttacttattacttgttagttattacttattatttattacatatttttcttgctattaataaatttcagtacatttttcatatttaataaaaatttattttttttacttttaaatgttattagacacattaaattgagttaaatccgtttgtttttatgaaatatgaagttattaataaaaaagttgtggtaaaataaaaatttaataaataaaacaacatggaaaaatcgtacgttcgcgaccggaacttaattaaattaaaaataaataaatggagatattttcttgggagtagacttaatagaaagcaacatgattctactttaaaagtaaagttatttctttaaaatattccgtctcaattcgcagagttttgtattttactgtattaagccaaagtcgacttccattttgcgtacgttcgcgaccgcatgtttttttgacaatattatgaaaattaaaaatcgataagccccataatttacaGTAACCcaagagctaaacaaatgctatcgaagagtaaaaaaaaagtttcaggaaacgtttgttttcgattttatttttttaatttatctcgtacgaacgtacgttcgcgactttgagaaatgctcatatattattgcatatatttattattttcttctttttcctgcttgagtttgtttaatttttatctcTAAACAATTGATGCAGCTTTGCCGTAAACCACTTGTATCATGGAATTTCATAATAACACCTGGTTTAAATAGAGTATGACAGTCCAGCATCAGAAGTATCGATATCTCATATATTATAGGCTAGAGCtgtataaacaaaattcatttaaatttttccaagAATGATGTATCTCCAAAAGACTACATTTTGTGGacagaatatattttttcgaaAGCTTTGCAGCTTTGACAAAATGATAACGTTTTTATCTgaccaaaaaattaattagttcATTATTCATCGATTTCATTAGGCATTTGTATATTGgtcaaaagaaaacaatgtgaaaaaatgactttcgtttttttaattgcctGAGTGGTTTGAACGCACATAAGGATGATTTTAACCTGCATAGATGATGACTTATGCCTCTCCCTTTGATTTTTTGGACAAGAAAAgttttttatcttttattttcaaaagtcAATTGCACGacaatcagctgtttcccaCAAAAAGGATGCCACCTTTCTAATCGATTTCATTTTGGTGATTTCAACTACCTCTTAATGCACTTTAGGTATTAACCTATTAAATTAAAGGGATTTgttcatataaatttattttttatcacatttaaaaaattaatgctATCTGTTCTACTATAAAATTATCTCATATTTTggcgataactcatggtgACAAATTTATCGATCGCTAACGAAatcgaaaattgttgttgccgacggcaatattttatttgcgaATTCGAGGTGTGGTCAGAAATAGGTTGTTTCTAAAATAATTACATGCTCTATTGATCTTCTGGCGGTTTTGAATTAACGTCAATAAATCAATGAAccacttatatattttttcatttccaaataAGACAAACTCGTTCGTTTTGCAAATCGAAAGAATCttgtgaaattgaaaacgtTAGACTCAGTGTGACCGTGTTGTAAATAATCTGTACCATTTCCGACGTTTCAACcattttgttagtttttgttatttaatattttgcagaAGATTAGTGTGTAAATGTAACTCTGTCGTCGACAACTAGCCGGAAGTCAGTTAAGTCTTTCTTTTGGATTTTGGTCGACCTCGAAGGTGGGTGGCAAAGAAATGTTgcaagaaaaaaattttttttaagtgtgaatctttttatatttttcttaatgtGAATGATTCTttgattattaataattatgccTGATGGTTAGAATAGTTATTTTCCTTATTGTCGAATGATGATACTTCCATGCACCACTCTGAAGCGGTTATTGCGCAAAGTGCAGATTATGGATATTCTGACAAGTGACAAAGTTGAAAGTATTAGTCGTATTTTTGAATGTGCGTTTTAAGGttgacatttttttctttaaatgtgTATTTCAATTAGAAAGAGTATGAAAATCAGGAAGAAGCAACGAGATTAATAGACCAATGATGTGacaagttattaaaaataacaaatttcatttgttactAGGTCTATCGGCTATTGGAAATGGGTGCCTACCGTTATATGCAAGAGTTGTATAGAAAGAAGCAGAGTGATGTTATGCGCTACCTGCTTCGCATACGCGTGTGGCAGTATCGCCAATTGACAAAGCTGCATCGCTCGCCTAGGCCGACTCGTCCAGATAAGGCTCGTCGCATGGGGTACCGTGCCAAACAGGGTTTCGTTATCTACAGGATTCGTGTTCGTCGAGGCGGTCGCAAACGTCCAGTGCCTAAGGGATGCACCTACGGTAAGCCAAAGAGCCATGGTGTGAACCAATTGAAGCCGTATCGTGGATTGCAGTCCATTGCTGAGGTAAGTAATTCTAACATTAGATGTACTACATTTTTCATATGATGATATCGTAATATTTGTTGAACTTGTATGATGCGTACTAACTTCCTTAGATGTCTGATTTTGATTCAACATTTAATACAGTATGAGAGGTGGTGTCCACATGTGATaatatgaaattcattttgttgtagGAACGCGTTGGTCGCAGACTTGGCGGTTTGCGTGTTTTGAACTCTTACTGGGTGGCACAAGATGCTTCTTACAAATATTTCGAGGTCATTTTGGTGGACATTCATCACAACGCTATCTGTCGTGACCCCAAAATTAATTGGATCTGTAAGCACGTACACAAGCATCGTGAGCTTCGTGGTCTCACTTCGGCAGGAAAGAGTTCCCGTGGCATTGGAAAGGGCTACAGATACTCGCAAACCATTGGTGGATCTAGACGTGCTGCCTGGAAGCGAAAGAACCGTGAGCAGATGCATAGGAAGCGTTAAGTGTGATCAGACTGGACTATTTTGTTGTCAACACacatttcaaatatgaattaaaatcCATTAAAATTACTGGCTTTTGATACGTGTAAACCTTCCATTTTTATTAGATAGAGAAATTTACGTCTTGATCTTGTAGCGGCAGGATATAATAGTTTGTCGACATTTAAGTTCATACATAACCAATGTAGAATTGATTtccataatttaaattgttaaatttcaaaattcggcaaaatagtttatttaagaattatttgGCGCGCTagatgattttaaaaatagggGAAACATGTTAGGCATTATAAGTTGAACATCTTGAATATATCCAAATGTGCTCGTGAatcaatttcttttaaaatgaGTGTTTTACCGCTCTGattaaaaagaataagaaaatgGTGGCAATGGATGAAGGCTTTATTCACACTTATTGTAGTCATTCAGTCTAAGTTGTACTATGTACAATTATGTATGTGGCGTGTGCAAATCGCTTGAGGTGCAGCTTGTTTACTGAGAGTGATTTGGTATGCAGTTCAAGCAATGTACAGTGGGTTTATAAGGTCTGAGTCGAAGGCCCCAGCAGCCAGTACTCTCTTCTCTATTTAAATGTGGTATTAAATACtagttttaatataataaaataatttatacgGTCCGGATTTGCATTGACGCCTTAAGCCAGATtggctaaaaaaaaacttattaatACATTGCAATAATGTATGTGCTTGGGTTATTGTTGCCATAGACCGAGGCAAAGTTGGTGAGTTCATCAGTTTCTTTTACCAATTGCATTTAAGCAAATGTTTCAGCGAATGAGTTGaataatattcattatatttggAAACAACGCTCTACGTAAACATATTCAGATGAGAATATCAAAGTTAATAAATAGGTTTTTAATTGATTATGCTTATTTCCAATCTGAATTTTCTtatgcatttgttttgaacGATCACATTcgtttatattaatttaaacattaaatttcataCGATTTTTGGGTTTTTATGTGGTTTCCGGAAAAgaattttagttaaatttgaaataattttatagcgccaaaaaatttaaatgcaataatcAGCTTCccactttcaataaaaataccaaaatattagTTAAAACAGGTAACCCTTTAATATTAGTGTAGTATCGTTCCTTTTCGTCTAGTTGACTATGTGTGATTATTCATTCataagaatttttaaataccaaggtacatatgtattaaCTTTTTGCACAGAACAAAAAGCAGAATGCCATTTATGAGGCATGGTCCGGTattcatatgtacatacataaaattCGGTTattaactttgtgcctccaggaaaCGTATGTCACATGCAAAATGAggtatctccgaccctatgaagtatttaacatatttaccAAATGTGCCAAatatttggtacatacaataataaatataatttttatgatacTTGAAAAATGGGAAACTTATAgaaattgctttggctgacaatttggtatattttactctATGGTGTACTTTAagtatagtactatattaataaaccaaataaagcctgaagggtatattttagtatatctgcattattttggtattttttaaaaattagcCTGgcctgttttgcttttattaacaATGCGTTGCGGatatctcacaatcgagcaGACTCGATGgtagttttattatttgtttttgtcgaATAGGGTACTCAATATTCGTAAAAATTGTCACAGGCCcaaaacaatattaaagaGCATAGATTTAGATATGGTAGCAAGTACAGCAATAAATGCCCCACATTTGGATCTTGGGGCAACTCGGTAAGGCGAAAACTTGGATCATATTCCAAGCAAATAAATGCTCTAAAGCAATGAAGTGAATTTTATGCCCTACCTGGCGTTTATAGCTTATAAATAGTTGATCCAATGTTACTATTTGggaaaatttaacattttgggGAGTTGCACTGGTGTTTTGGTTGAGAATTCGTATTAGACAAGGCTACTTCCTTGCTAAGGCGAATTCCATGATTTAAGTTAATATGTGATCGTCGACCATATACTaatgaaattgtaataaaattgatgaattaaaattattaaaaatcgtaagtcagtttttaattttgtttcgaATTAGAAATGCAAGTTTCGAAAGTGGTGTTATTTTACCAACGTCAATTTTTAAgcaaatctaaaaaaaaaaaaaactcgctCTTGTTCAAATAGAAACCAAACGCAtcgatttattaaaatatttaactattttgGTGTGCCCTTTTGCACTATGTGATTAACTCAGTTTATGGCGCTCAGTTCGTTGCTCTTCTGCTCGAGACTATGGTAGGCTCATCCATCAGTAAatcacaattaaattgaagtttttatacccgctagccaTAATGTAGAAGGGAAATGTGCCGACAGAAAATTTATGTAAGAGGTAGAAGtaagcatctccgaccccataaagtctatatgtatatattcttgatcagcgtcaacagccgagactatgtccgtctgtccgtataaaacactggatctcagtgacaaaaagagaaagagatcggctatatatatgaataggtatttaaatttccattgcAACATTGCATTTCCATCtccgaaagaaaaaaacataaatttatgttaaatatgattgttgataaatttataatagtaataatcttattaaatatcttattattgaagttttgcttataaatatattcttagcttacatttaaataatattagttaataattcatttatttcattgatttcattttcatcgtcatttaaatatttgtcatttatttatctGCATAATGTATTTTTCAGGCAATGTGTATGTATGGCAACATTTCCCATGCCTGCGCGCAATCCATAtctgaaaaattaaaaaaaagtatgtatttaaaaattaaaaaattttgattaaacaaatataGCAAACCTTATGCTTAATATTGCATTCAAGGAATTAGAATGCATATTGTTGCGCAGTTTGGTTTTAATTACATTCATTTGGCTAAAAGCCCGGTCGACTTCGGCATTGGATCAGGGTAAGGAAAGCATTTGTATAGCAAATAAGGCAAGGGACTCAAATGGTTTATTTCCTCCAGCATCCTCATAATCCATTGCCTCTGCCCAAAATTTGACCGTATCATGAATATTTTCCCATTTAATCAGATGAATTTTATCAATTTGGGATTTTAGCTCAGTGCGTTAAGATAGTTCCGCAACTTTAGCGTCAcatatcgataaaaaaaatatcggctaaaaaaaactttttacgtgatatttaaactttttcgATTATACTCTCTCCTAGACTTTTTCTGAGAAGGCGCTATAATTgctataatataaacataaaaaattcgAATGCTTGGCAAtatgttttattcaaatcgtgCTATGCGTTTTCGAGAAAATCGCATTTTAGTagaataatacaaatttttgaatttttgcgcGTTACCTAAAGTAGTCAAAACGttgccaaatttaaaaaatggcgATCATGTACATAcctatttatcatatttattacccatatattatttcattctattcaattcaaatagacaaatattttgctttttgttttatacaaatCGTTTAAGccgttttcgagaaaattcaatttttgtgattattgcCAAACTAATATTACCATGGTGGCAACACATGTTACGGCCGAAAGTTGGGCCACCCTTTATGAACTTGGTGGCAACTCTGGAACATAACTAAATACTCAGCAGAACTGGAGGTGTCGATTGGCCACAGGTAAGTGCTTACCTCGCCGATCACTACATGGGtacatttcatacaaaaacggaaattaaaGAACGCATTGCTAGGTGCCACTTTGTAAGTAGTGGTGGTCTGCTGGTATGTGCTTATTTCCCCAGCAACGAACTAGCGCTCAGAACTGCAGGGTATTGGcaatcattttgaataattataaaactatgaacatatgtatattagtGCATAATTGAAgagctatatatatatatatatatatatatatatatatatatatatatataacaactTTAACTCAATACCATTATGAAAGAAAGaacacaaatgaaaattgtgttttcgaaatatttgtctataattgaaaaatgtataaaaatacatatatgtatatacataataagTTCAAGTGAAGTCCTGGACGAAATTTGATGTAGGTCTTGGACGTTGATGTACACAGTACATTCAAGTGGTCCACACGAACACCAAGTCGAAGCTTGTTGCGCCAAAAAAGGAGGTGTTGGACGTTGATGTACACAGTACATTCAAGTGGTCCACATGAACACCAAGTCGAAGCTTGTTTCATAAGTAcctgaaatgaaattaaagtaattattataaaattgagttttttaggacaacaataataatgaaaaactaTTTGGCAATCAAGAATCAGAAGACAAAACAAAGATTAAAAGACATTTATAAGTCGGAGATTTGACATAATTTGCAACTAATATAATTCTGTGTATCACCATAATAATCTCGTTTGCAATTATTGCATATAGGTCGATCACAAAAAATACACTGGGATTCGGAAGGTGGTTTCTGCTCAGCACAGCAGTGTAAACAAAAACCATCTGGAGAATCTCCATACCGTAGAAGTTTATCAAACAATTTGCTCCTAAATAAATCATGCGATTTTAAATTAGTAAGCGAAGTGTTTGATAAAAATCTTTCAGcgtattgcaaaataaaaatgccacaATTGTAGCTATCAtgtggtattttaaatatggaaTAAGTTACATTAGGCTCTATAtgttttaacaattttatataataattttcaaacaGAGAAGTTTTCCCTAAATCCCCGAAGGGgtctaaaaatattattttttttactggacttgttaataaataaaatataaaaatgattttcaaagTAATGGGGAAttataagtaatttaaatttatgagaTCTAATATATTTGCCAAttaatttatcattattaaaacaaaattgtccTAATTGACAAGGCAAATTTATGATGGTTTCGACTTTGTTTTCGTATATCAGAACAGTGAGTCTAACATCAACGATAAAGTTTGTTAGCCAGCGCTGATCGATTAACGAAAACAAATCGCCcacacaaattttaaaaacaaattattgacTATCCAAGTCACCATGAACTTTCCTGAAAAGAGACTcaaagtttaatattattatttgttgatttaaatttaggtTGTTAGTTTCAGATTTTAATCTaacaattaattgtttatgGATATCTTCCATATCAAATTTAGTTGAAATGGCTGAATTCGAGTAGTCCTgttcaaaaattttttcaacCTCCTTTTTACAATCTTTGACTTTAGAGTCATGGAATTTTTCCAAAGTggaaaaatcatttttaaacaTTCTCACTTTAAGCTTCTTCAAAGCTGGCTTTTGCCatctttcaatattttaagaGAGCTTTCGCTTATCAGCCATttcatcaaaatatttactttcgTTAATtctaagtttattattttttggtcTAATGATAGTTACGTTAGTTAGTTAGTCGTGTGAAGGGAGAGAAAGTTGAAGCTGCTTCATGACGGAAACAGAGCATTCCTCCATTTTCCGAATAAAGCGGCCCCCTTATTATTCGGTTTAATAATACTATGCTTAACTACTTTAAAAAACGATTCAATTGGTCTTTTGCCAGAtgaatcaataaatattccaataaTATTAGTCCAGAAGGGAACACATAcaatatacttttttaaaattaactctAACATTTTCGGACAGTAAAAAATATTGTTCGCGTAAgatgtattaaatttatttaaattattaatgacTTCAATGTAAatggtttcaaattttttacgAAACGGACTTGCCAAAGTTATTGAATTTAGTGTTATATcagttaatttataatttaatgatGTTTGGCCAAAAAATTGttcattacaatttaaaaaaaaaaatgtatcattacggtaatttataaaatatgccTTGGCGTTATCAACTATCTTATTAATACATGGAGAAAGAAGAATGATTGAAAGATTCTTGAACCATTTTTCTAAGTCTAGCACGTTGTCAATCGAATAAgcaatttcttaaaaatgttCTAAATTCAATGTTGTGCAAGCCAACTATTTCATCAATATTACGGCACATCATTTTGCAATAGTGACTTGTTCAAAACTGAACACAAACATTAGGAAAAATTgaactattattatatacataattaaaacaaatttcattataatttacaatGTGAAGATTATTAAACTCTTTTAAAATGGCCCCAATAATAGTAAAACTAAAATCAGTTATTATTCTCCTGCAAATAGGCCATCCAAAAATCTTCCAATGTCATACGATGTATGATTCGAAAGTATTGCATGAGCTACTGGGAATACAATATGGAGCTTAGGGATATGGGCTACtaatgaatacaaaaatattctctTCTTTACAAAGTGCAAAGGCTGCACTACATTTCCTGTGGCATCCATATGTAAAGTGTCTTGTTTAAAATGGGTCAATAACATATTAATATGTTCTTTGTCCC
This Drosophila nasuta strain 15112-1781.00 unplaced genomic scaffold, ASM2355853v1 ctg16_pilon, whole genome shotgun sequence DNA region includes the following protein-coding sequences:
- the LOC132797691 gene encoding large ribosomal subunit protein eL15, whose product is MGAYRYMQELYRKKQSDVMRYLLRIRVWQYRQLTKLHRSPRPTRPDKARRMGYRAKQGFVIYRIRVRRGGRKRPVPKGCTYGKPKSHGVNQLKPYRGLQSIAEERVGRRLGGLRVLNSYWVAQDASYKYFEVILVDIHHNAICRDPKINWICKHVHKHRELRGLTSAGKSSRGIGKGYRYSQTIGGSRRAAWKRKNREQMHRKR